CGTCCGCCGTCGCACGCGTGCGTGCACCGGCCCGTGCACCCCGAATCGCTGCGGCCCGGTGATCCGGCAGATGCTGGCGGACGCCGAGCGCGAGCGCGTTGACAGGGGCTCTGGGGGCGTCTAAGCAACTTATTCGGAATCATTCCTGTTTAGGCTCCACAGCGAAGGAGGAGAGCGATGAAGCCCCTGAAAGGCACCAAGACCCACGACAACCTCAAGGCCGCGTTCGCCGGCGAGTCGCAGGCAAATCGGCGCTATCTGTATTTCGCCCGCCGGGCGGACATCGAGGGATACCCCGAGGTTGGCGGACTGTTCCGCGACACCTCGGAGGCGGAGACCGGGCACGCCTTCGGTCACATGGATTTCCTGGCCCAGGTGGGCGATCCCTGCACCGGCGTCCCCATCGGCGACACGGAGAAGAACCTCAAGTCGGCCGTCGAGGGCGAGACCTACGAGTACACGCAGATGTACCCTGGCTTCGCCAAGACGGCGCGTGACGAAGGCTTCGACGAGATCGCGGAGTGGTTCGAGACCCTGGCCCGGGCCGAGAAGTCGCATGCCGGCCGCTTCTCGAGCGGGCTCGGCAATCTGAAGCTGTAGGCGAGCTGTCAGCTTTCGGCCGTCAGCCGTCAGCGGGACGCTTCCTGGCTGGCGGCTGATGGCTGACGGCTGAGAAGCCCGACCACCGATGCACCCCTCCATTCGTCCGGTCACGCTCGACGACGTCGTCGGGTTGGAGCGCTACGAAGCGATCCGCGACGAGGTGCGGCGGCGGGTGATCGCGCTCAAGAAGGCCCGCCGCGTCGCGGTCGGCCCCGAGCTCACCTTCGTCTTCGAGAACCACGACACCGTCTATTTCCAGATCCAGGAGATGCTGCGCGCCGAGCGGATCACCGATCTCGACGCCGTGCGCGCCGAGCTGGCGGTGTACAATGCGCTGCTCCCGGCCCCCGGGGAGCTGAGCGCGACGCTGCTGATCGAGATCACCGACCAGCAAGACGTCGCCGCGCGCCTGCTGCAATTTCTCGGCATCGACGAATGCGTGGCGCTGATGATCGGCGACCGTCGGGTGCCCGGCGAGTTCGAGGCGGGGCGCAGCCGCGAGGACAAGCTGAGCGCCGTCCAGTACGTGCGCTTCGCGCTGCCACCGGCGGCGCGGGCGGCGTTCGCCGATCCGTCGGAGCCGGTGCGCCTGGTCGTCGACCATCCGCGCTACCGGTACGAGGCGGCGATTGCCGGCGCGGTGCGCGCCTCGCTCGCCGCCGACCTGCAGGGCGCCGCATGACGCAGCGAGCGACGCGACAGTTGGCGGCGATCTACGGCGTGCTGGTCGCGTCGCGCGATC
Above is a genomic segment from bacterium containing:
- a CDS encoding DUF3501 family protein, with translation MHPSIRPVTLDDVVGLERYEAIRDEVRRRVIALKKARRVAVGPELTFVFENHDTVYFQIQEMLRAERITDLDAVRAELAVYNALLPAPGELSATLLIEITDQQDVAARLLQFLGIDECVALMIGDRRVPGEFEAGRSREDKLSAVQYVRFALPPAARAAFADPSEPVRLVVDHPRYRYEAAIAGAVRASLAADLQGAA
- a CDS encoding rubrerythrin family protein produces the protein MKPLKGTKTHDNLKAAFAGESQANRRYLYFARRADIEGYPEVGGLFRDTSEAETGHAFGHMDFLAQVGDPCTGVPIGDTEKNLKSAVEGETYEYTQMYPGFAKTARDEGFDEIAEWFETLARAEKSHAGRFSSGLGNLKL